A single region of the Dunckerocampus dactyliophorus isolate RoL2022-P2 chromosome 3, RoL_Ddac_1.1, whole genome shotgun sequence genome encodes:
- the LOC129178438 gene encoding UDP-glucuronosyltransferase 2C1-like, which produces MYWAWICLTASSLYVTAVSGGKVLVYPIDGSHWVNMKVIIEELHSRGHQVAVVQTNDSWYIKEKSLLYTSIILDVESGFGKDFITSFVEQLLKLQREGNPAWTRFKLEMEQAEKASLLHEKTGKLLQWLFKKKDLVESLISAKYDLVLTDPGLPGGVILAHYLKLPLVFNVRWTSHGEGHFAMAPSPLSYVPMTGTGLSDKMNFFERVLNVLVFVFGEYQMAKYIKPHYEGLIQKYLGPDMKYDSLFQAADLWLMRVDFVFEFPRPTMPNVIYMGGFQCKPAKHLPDHLEEFVQSSGEHGVIIMSLGTFVDELPTDLADMIAAAFAKIPQKVIWRYKGAKPSTLGNNTLLVDWMPQNDLLGHPKIKLFVAHGGTNGVQEAIYHGVPILGLPLIFDQRDNLFRISAKGAGKVVDIFTMDQDIFSQGVQELLTDPSYRMNMQRLSRLHRDQPIAPIDNALFWIEFVMRHKGAAHLRTESYKLPWYAYYSVDVVLCLAAVVLISLVCLSALIYCLCSKVCLKRKCKRD; this is translated from the coding sequence ATGTATTGGGCCTGGATCTGTCTCACTGCCTCCTCTCTATATGTGACTGCTGTCTCTGGTGGCAAGGTGCTTGTTTACCCGATAGATGGGAGCCACTGGGTGAACATGAAAGTCATCATTGAGGAACTACACTCCAGAGGCCACCAGGTCGCCGTCGTGCAAACAAACGACAGCTGGTACATCAAGGAAAAGTCGCTGCTCTACACCTCCATTATACTAGATGTGGAGTCGGGTTTCGGCAAAGATTTTATCACGTCGTTTGTGGAGCAGTTGCTTAAGCTCCAGCGGGAGGGGAACCCTGCCTGGACTCGTTTCAAACTGGAAATGGAGCAAGCGGAAAAAGCCTCGCTGCTGCATGAGAAAACGGGGAAATTGCTGCAGTGGCTGTTTAAAAAGAAAGACTTGGTAGAGTCTCTGATAAGTGCAAAGTATGACCTTGTCCTGACAGATCCTGGTCTACCAGGCGGTGTCATCCTGGCCCATTACCTCAAACTACCTCTGGTCTTCAACGTGAGGTGGACCAGTCACGGCGAGGGCCACTTTGCAATGGCACCGTCCCCTCTGTCCTACGTGCCCATGACAGGAACAGGACTTTCCgataaaatgaacttttttgaaAGAGTTCTTAACGTTCTGGTTTTTGTCTTTGGAGAATATCAAATGGCCAAGTACATCAAACCACATTACGAAGGCTTGATTCAAAAGTATTTAGGTCCAGACATGAAGTACGACTCATTGTTCCAAGCAGCCGACCTGTGGCTCATGAGAGTGGACTTTGTCTTTGAGTTCCCTCGCCCCACCATGCCCAACGTCATCTACATGGGAGGGTTTCAATGCAAACCTGCCAAGCATCTACCCGACCACCTGGAGGAGTTTGTGCAAAGTTCTGGAGAACATGGAGTCATCATCATGTCTCTGGGGACTTTTGTGGATGAACTACCTACCGACTTAGCCGATATGATAGCGGCAGCATTTGCCAAGATACCTCAGAAGGTCATCTGGAGGTATAAAGGTGCTAAACCGTCCACTCTGGGCAACAACACTCTCCTGGTGGATTGGATGCCACAGAACGACCTCCTTGGACATCCCAAGATAAAACTCTTTGTGGCTCACGGGGGAACAAATGGCGTCCAGGAAGCTATTTATCACGGTGTTCCGATCCTTGGGCTTCCACTCATTTTTGATCAACGAGACAATCTTTTCAGGATTAGTGCGAAAGGAGCAGGGAAGGTCGTTGATATCTTCACAATGGATCAAGATATATTTTCCCAGGGTGTACAGGAGTTGCTGACTGATCCTTCCTACAGGATGAACATGCAGAGACTCTCCAGGTTGCACAGAGATCAGCCCATCGCGCCAATCGACAACGCCCTCTTCTGGATCGAGTTTGTCATGAGACACAAAGGTGCAGCTCACCTGAGGACCGAGTCCTACAAGCTGCCCTGGTACGCTTACTACTCTGTGGATGTGGTTCTCTGCTTAGCTGCTGTGGTACTCATTAGTCTCGTTTGTCTGAGTGCCTTGATTTACTGTCTTTGCTCCAAAGTGTgtctgaaaagaaaatgtaaacgtGATTAA